A region from the Cystobacter ferrugineus genome encodes:
- a CDS encoding LysR family transcriptional regulator yields the protein MHGIYEKDLDLNLLRVFVVVAEAGSVTEAASRLYLTQPAVSAALRRLASTVGSPLFVRAGRGLALTTRGQRLFTSARPLLQALVEATVSPAAFDPKTSERTVRIGLSDANETWLLPPLLRALDEEAPRMRLVVIPVQFRTIAEALGSSAVDFAVTVADELPADTRRLTLFWGGFVCLYDPRHARIGKRLTRESYLAHEHIIVSYNGDLRGIVEDALGVQRRVRVSVPMFHSVGALVEGSALLATVPAVVAREIISLRPNLRTTPLPLDLGGAPTELLWRNTVDDDEAIRFMRDLVVRVVKTVRGPEQTPQT from the coding sequence ATGCACGGAATCTATGAGAAGGACCTGGACCTCAACCTGCTCCGCGTCTTCGTCGTGGTGGCGGAGGCGGGCAGCGTCACGGAGGCAGCCAGCCGCCTCTACCTCACGCAGCCCGCGGTGAGCGCGGCGCTCAGGCGCCTCGCGTCGACGGTCGGCTCGCCGCTCTTCGTCCGCGCGGGACGCGGACTCGCGCTCACGACGCGCGGCCAGCGCCTGTTCACCTCGGCGCGGCCGCTCCTCCAGGCCCTCGTCGAGGCCACCGTCTCCCCGGCGGCCTTCGACCCGAAGACGAGCGAGCGCACCGTGCGGATCGGCCTCTCGGACGCGAACGAGACCTGGCTCCTTCCCCCGTTGCTGCGCGCGCTCGACGAGGAAGCGCCGCGCATGAGGCTCGTCGTGATTCCCGTCCAGTTCCGCACCATCGCCGAGGCCCTCGGTTCCTCGGCGGTGGACTTCGCGGTGACGGTGGCCGACGAGCTGCCGGCCGATACGCGGCGACTGACCTTGTTCTGGGGGGGGTTCGTCTGTCTCTACGATCCGCGGCACGCCCGGATTGGCAAGCGATTGACGAGGGAGAGCTACCTCGCGCACGAGCACATCATCGTCTCGTACAACGGAGATTTGCGAGGGATTGTCGAAGATGCGCTCGGCGTCCAGCGGCGGGTCCGGGTGTCGGTCCCGATGTTCCACAGCGTCGGGGCGCTCGTGGAAGGCAGCGCCCTGCTCGCCACGGTGCCCGCCGTGGTCGCGCGGGAGATCATCTCATTGCGTCCGAACCTGCGGACCACTCCCCTGCCGCTGGACCTGGGAGGCGCACCTACGGAGCTGCTCTGGCGCAACACGGTCGATGACGACGAAGCCATCCGCTTCATGCGGGACCTGGTGGTCCGCGTGGTGAAGACAGTGCGCGGACCCGAGCAAACACCCCAGACGTGA
- a CDS encoding 2OG-Fe(II) oxygenase encodes MSTQAVCKSPSAQTLRETMSHEGTVSLDFGENLLTESEWSRLDQLTSRDSIPYERITIGDADELNCVEVGRFMTDIQEPVQVNRHASDELLSIVGSPKMMRFYEEVLGVDGLCIRRCQVNVCGQGSFVGPHLDTDSNPDYLSPVVLQFSGDYEGGDYVVHHSRLGPQRYRVGRNAMLISRCDIPHEVTPVTRGVRKSLVFFLSRHSGKNRRWAQNGNFQVSQDMSGKAEGYWKDRCEAGDLELLYSDGKGHVQPGTFNQVINDLQEQMPGFNARQYFDNQPNIFRDYDHLVIARLPQEDKTVGLVGTRWFKEGDFSFLYIWTAMISEKVRGTHLVRNLLAWMMEKATQGHDAPMLLASKTYSPVAFRTFMSGMRFVPGVEGLYPDIRSERQKPELVEQARRITRLLCPKLEVDYDRGVVREGQIGVAPDFFPESMPLSGHAETDAYFQRHLSRKDQVLMFCTLPRGLHAMLGELRVLLSAK; translated from the coding sequence ATGTCGACTCAAGCGGTTTGCAAGAGCCCCTCTGCCCAGACGCTTCGCGAGACCATGTCGCACGAGGGAACGGTCTCCCTGGACTTTGGCGAGAACCTGCTCACCGAGTCCGAGTGGAGCCGGCTGGATCAGCTCACCTCCCGGGACTCCATTCCCTACGAGCGCATCACGATTGGTGACGCCGATGAGCTCAACTGCGTGGAGGTCGGGCGTTTCATGACCGATATCCAGGAGCCGGTCCAGGTCAACCGGCACGCCTCGGACGAGCTGCTGTCCATCGTGGGCTCCCCGAAGATGATGCGCTTCTACGAGGAGGTGCTCGGCGTCGACGGGCTGTGCATCCGGCGCTGCCAGGTCAACGTCTGTGGTCAGGGCAGCTTCGTCGGGCCGCACCTGGATACCGACAGCAACCCCGACTACCTCTCTCCGGTCGTGCTTCAGTTCAGCGGCGACTACGAGGGGGGGGACTACGTCGTCCACCACTCCCGGCTCGGCCCCCAGCGCTACCGGGTGGGGCGCAACGCGATGCTCATCAGCCGGTGTGACATCCCCCACGAGGTGACTCCCGTGACGCGGGGCGTGCGCAAGTCGCTCGTCTTCTTCCTGTCGCGGCACTCGGGCAAGAACCGCCGCTGGGCGCAGAATGGCAACTTCCAGGTGTCCCAGGACATGAGCGGCAAGGCCGAGGGCTACTGGAAGGATCGCTGCGAGGCGGGCGATCTGGAGCTGCTCTACTCGGATGGGAAGGGACACGTCCAGCCGGGGACCTTCAACCAGGTCATCAATGACCTGCAGGAGCAGATGCCGGGGTTCAATGCGCGGCAGTACTTCGACAACCAGCCCAACATCTTCCGGGACTACGACCATCTGGTGATCGCGCGGCTTCCCCAGGAAGACAAGACGGTCGGACTGGTGGGGACCCGGTGGTTCAAGGAGGGAGACTTTTCCTTCCTCTACATCTGGACGGCCATGATTTCGGAGAAGGTGCGGGGCACGCATCTGGTCCGCAACCTGCTCGCGTGGATGATGGAGAAGGCGACCCAGGGCCATGACGCGCCGATGCTGCTCGCCTCCAAGACGTACAGTCCCGTGGCGTTCCGGACCTTCATGTCGGGCATGCGCTTCGTGCCGGGCGTCGAGGGGCTCTATCCCGACATCCGGAGCGAGCGGCAGAAGCCGGAGCTGGTCGAGCAGGCCCGGCGGATCACGCGTCTGCTGTGCCCCAAGCTGGAGGTGGACTACGACCGGGGGGTGGTGCGCGAGGGCCAGATCGGCGTGGCGCCGGACTTCTTCCCGGAGAGCATGCCCCTGTCGGGGCACGCGGAGACGGATGCCTATTTCCAGCGGCACCTGTCGCGCAAGGATCAGGTCCTGATGTTCTGCACGCTCCCCCGGGGACTGCACGCCATGCTGGGCGAGCTGCGTGTCCTGTTGTCGGCGAAGTAG
- a CDS encoding cupin domain-containing protein, with protein MGDTSVKKVDSHHSPTGQMGQKYLAEGIRVAMRLWENEQPAEAKPVSVRDYETVGYVIKGRAELHLEGQVLVLNPGDSWLVPRGASHTYKILETFTAVEATSPPASVHGRDEKNKGEVKA; from the coding sequence ATGGGTGACACCAGTGTGAAGAAGGTCGATTCCCACCACTCGCCGACGGGGCAGATGGGGCAGAAGTACCTGGCGGAAGGGATTCGGGTGGCGATGCGGCTGTGGGAGAACGAGCAGCCCGCGGAGGCCAAGCCCGTGAGCGTGCGCGACTACGAGACGGTGGGCTACGTCATCAAGGGCCGCGCGGAGCTCCACCTGGAGGGCCAGGTGCTGGTGCTCAACCCCGGGGACTCGTGGCTCGTGCCCAGGGGAGCCAGCCACACGTACAAGATTCTCGAGACCTTCACGGCGGTGGAGGCCACGAGCCCGCCGGCCTCGGTGCACGGCCGCGACGAAAAGAACAAGGGCGAGGTCAAGGCGTGA
- a CDS encoding glutathione S-transferase family protein encodes MTPILYFSRNPNPRLAVAAAKHLAAPIAYEFAAPLAPGAADKYRHLNPSLRLPILAEDGGSLWEADAIACRLSQMVGSDFWRTGAGLPDMIRWVSWSRDNFMHACDMVHFERGTKLRYKLGALDEALVAQGLERFHQTATILNGHLGKQDWLLASGLSYADFRMAVFLPYNDVARLPLADYPAVAAWHERLMALPAWADPFEGLSAPELPPIEAC; translated from the coding sequence ATGACCCCCATCCTCTACTTCTCGCGCAACCCCAACCCGCGCCTCGCCGTGGCGGCGGCCAAACACCTGGCCGCGCCCATCGCCTACGAGTTCGCCGCGCCGCTGGCGCCGGGCGCGGCCGACAAATACCGCCACCTCAATCCGTCCCTGCGCCTGCCCATCCTGGCCGAAGACGGTGGCTCGCTGTGGGAGGCCGACGCCATCGCCTGCCGGCTGTCGCAGATGGTGGGGTCGGACTTCTGGCGCACGGGGGCCGGGCTGCCGGACATGATCCGCTGGGTCAGCTGGAGCCGCGACAACTTCATGCATGCCTGCGACATGGTGCACTTCGAGCGCGGCACCAAGCTGCGCTACAAGCTCGGCGCGCTGGACGAGGCTCTCGTAGCGCAAGGCCTGGAGCGTTTCCATCAGACGGCGACCATCCTGAACGGCCATCTCGGCAAGCAGGACTGGCTGCTGGCCAGCGGCCTGTCCTATGCCGACTTCCGCATGGCCGTCTTCCTGCCCTACAACGACGTGGCCCGCCTGCCGCTGGCCGACTACCCGGCCGTGGCGGCCTGGCATGAGCGGCTGATGGCGCTGCCGGCCTGGGCCGACCCCTTCGAGGGCTTGAGTGCGCCGGAGCTGCCGCCGATCGAGGCCTGTTAA
- a CDS encoding MFS transporter, whose protein sequence is MELGREAGQPEASHSRTVDGAGSECIEARCPPETGLTPGTLLLFALAAGLSVANIYYAQPLLDAMARDLSIRAASIGIVVTVTQLGYALGLLFIVPLGDLVDRRRLIAGQGLLSALALVGVGSAPTASVLLAGMLIVGLLAVVVQVLVAFAATLAPSEERGQVIGTVTSGIVIGILLARFVSGLLADLGGWRSVYLTSAGLTLAMAALLYRALPSQERRSTAPPYPELVRSVFVLLREEPLLRVRAVLALLIFATFSVLWTSMVLPLSAPPISLSHTGVGLFGLAGVAGALGAGRAGHLADRGWGQWTTGSALVLMLVAWVPIAFTRSSLWALAVGVVILDLAIQAVHVTNQSMILAARPDARSRLVGGYMVFYSIGSASGSIASTLVYARTGWPGVCALGAAISMAALLFWAATRRVT, encoded by the coding sequence GTGGAACTCGGACGAGAAGCAGGGCAGCCAGAAGCGAGCCACTCCCGGACAGTGGATGGGGCAGGCTCCGAGTGCATCGAGGCGAGGTGTCCGCCCGAGACGGGGCTGACTCCGGGCACCCTCCTGCTCTTCGCGCTCGCGGCCGGGCTCAGCGTCGCGAATATCTATTACGCCCAGCCGCTCCTCGACGCGATGGCGCGCGACCTCTCCATCCGTGCCGCCTCCATCGGGATCGTCGTGACCGTCACCCAGCTCGGCTACGCACTGGGATTGTTGTTCATCGTGCCATTGGGAGATCTGGTCGATCGCCGCCGGCTGATCGCCGGCCAGGGCCTGTTGTCCGCGCTGGCCTTGGTTGGCGTGGGCAGCGCCCCCACGGCGAGCGTCCTGTTGGCGGGAATGCTCATCGTTGGCCTGCTCGCCGTCGTCGTGCAGGTGCTCGTCGCCTTCGCCGCGACCCTGGCCCCCTCCGAAGAACGCGGGCAGGTGATCGGGACGGTCACGAGCGGGATCGTCATTGGCATACTGCTGGCCCGTTTCGTCTCCGGCCTGCTCGCGGACCTGGGCGGTTGGCGTTCGGTCTATCTCACTTCCGCGGGCTTGACCCTGGCCATGGCCGCCCTGCTGTACAGGGCCCTTCCGAGCCAGGAGAGGAGAAGCACCGCCCCGCCCTACCCGGAGCTCGTCCGCTCCGTCTTCGTGCTGTTGCGCGAGGAGCCGCTCCTGCGCGTTCGCGCCGTGCTCGCCCTGCTGATCTTCGCCACCTTCAGCGTGTTGTGGACCTCCATGGTCCTGCCACTCAGCGCGCCGCCGATTTCGCTCTCCCACACCGGGGTTGGCTTGTTCGGCCTCGCCGGTGTGGCCGGTGCTCTTGGTGCCGGACGGGCGGGCCACCTCGCGGATCGCGGCTGGGGCCAATGGACGACGGGCTCGGCCCTCGTGCTGATGCTGGTGGCGTGGGTCCCGATTGCCTTCACCCGCTCGTCACTGTGGGCACTCGCGGTCGGAGTGGTCATCCTCGATCTGGCGATCCAGGCGGTCCACGTCACCAACCAGAGCATGATCCTCGCCGCGCGCCCGGATGCCCGCAGCCGGCTCGTCGGCGGCTACATGGTCTTCTATTCCATCGGCAGCGCCAGCGGCTCCATCGCCTCGACCCTGGTCTATGCGAGGACGGGCTGGCCCGGCGTCTGCGCGTTGGGGGCCGCGATCAGCATGGCTGCCCTGCTGTTCTGGGCGGCCACGCGACGCGTTACGTGA
- a CDS encoding aldo/keto reductase: MSTHETKQAKRTVKLGSTGPEVFPLGLGCMGMSGMYGKTDDAESIRTIQAAIERGVTLIDTGDFYGMGHNEMLVGRAIEGRRDKVQLSVKFGALRGPDGSFNGNDTRPIAVKNFIAYSLKRLGVEAIDIYRPARLDPSVPIEDTIGAIADLVKAGYVRHIGLSEVGVETIRRAHKVHPIVDLQIEYSIASRGPEAGIFPVLAELGISATLYGVFSRGLLTGSKPTEAGDWRAHQPRFAGENGAKNEDSVNALQRFAHERGMTPGQVALAWVLARQPALVPVVGAKTRAQLDDVLGALARPLSKDDLVALESVVKISGDRYDPAQMKHLDSERR, encoded by the coding sequence ATGAGCACGCACGAGACGAAGCAGGCGAAGCGCACGGTGAAGCTGGGCTCCACGGGTCCCGAGGTCTTCCCGTTGGGACTGGGCTGCATGGGGATGTCGGGCATGTACGGAAAGACCGATGACGCCGAGAGCATCCGGACGATCCAGGCGGCGATCGAGCGAGGAGTGACGCTGATCGACACGGGGGACTTCTACGGCATGGGCCACAACGAGATGCTCGTGGGGCGGGCCATCGAGGGACGCCGGGACAAGGTCCAGCTCTCGGTGAAGTTCGGCGCGCTCCGCGGGCCGGATGGGAGCTTCAACGGCAACGACACGCGCCCCATCGCGGTGAAGAACTTCATCGCCTACAGCCTGAAGCGGCTGGGCGTGGAGGCCATCGACATCTACCGCCCCGCGCGGCTCGATCCCTCGGTGCCCATCGAGGACACCATCGGGGCGATCGCGGACCTGGTGAAGGCGGGCTACGTGCGCCACATCGGGCTGTCGGAGGTCGGTGTCGAGACGATCCGTCGGGCCCACAAGGTCCACCCCATTGTCGACTTGCAGATCGAGTACTCCATCGCCAGCCGGGGCCCCGAGGCGGGGATCTTCCCCGTGCTCGCGGAGCTCGGCATCAGCGCGACGCTCTACGGGGTCTTCTCGCGAGGACTGCTGACTGGCAGCAAGCCGACGGAAGCGGGAGACTGGCGCGCCCATCAGCCTCGCTTCGCTGGCGAGAACGGGGCGAAGAACGAAGACTCGGTGAATGCCCTCCAGCGCTTCGCGCACGAGCGCGGCATGACGCCGGGGCAGGTGGCACTCGCCTGGGTGCTCGCGCGTCAGCCCGCGTTGGTTCCCGTGGTGGGGGCGAAGACCCGCGCGCAGCTCGATGACGTGCTCGGTGCCCTGGCGCGGCCGCTGTCGAAGGACGACCTCGTGGCGCTCGAGTCGGTGGTGAAGATCTCCGGTGACCGCTACGACCCGGCCCAGATGAAGCACCTCGACAGCGAGCGCCGGTAG
- a CDS encoding cold-shock protein: protein MATGTVKWFNDAKGFGFIAPDAGGDDVFCHHTAINAQGFRSLAEGQKVEYDVTRGPKGLQAQNVRPLS from the coding sequence ATGGCAACTGGTACCGTGAAGTGGTTCAACGACGCGAAGGGCTTTGGTTTCATCGCACCGGATGCGGGGGGGGATGACGTTTTCTGCCACCACACCGCCATCAACGCGCAGGGCTTCCGCTCTCTGGCCGAGGGCCAGAAGGTGGAGTACGACGTGACGCGTGGACCCAAGGGCTTGCAGGCGCAGAACGTCCGCCCGCTGAGCTGA
- a CDS encoding aldo/keto reductase, with protein MVSGPWCPGLRPGRGRGGHRPRPRHGPGRHGPLQRCGRGRQGRRARHGPPFSISATLYGVFSRGLLTGSKPTEAGDWRAHQPRFAGENGAKNEDSVNALQRFAHERGMTPGQVALAWVLAREPAFESVVKISGDRYDPAQMKHLDSERR; from the coding sequence ATGGTGTCTGGGCCATGGTGTCCAGGACTTCGCCCAGGACGCGGCCGAGGGGGTCACCGACCTCGCCCACGACACGGTCCAGGGCGCCACGGGCCTCTTCAACGATGCGGTCGAGGGCGCCAAGGACGTCGCGCAAGGCACGGCCCACCATTCTCTATCAGCGCGACGCTCTATGGGGTCTTCTCGCGAGGGCTGCTGACTGGCAGCAAGCCGACGGAAGCGGGAGATTGGCGCGCCCATCAGCCTCGCTTCGCTGGCGAGAACGGGGCGAAGAACGAGGACTCGGTGAATGCCCTCCAGCGCTTCGCGCACGAGCGCGGCATGACGCCGGGGCAGGTGGCACTCGCCTGGGTGCTCGCGCGTGAGCCCGCGTTCGAGTCGGTGGTGAAGATCTCCGGTGACCGCTACGACCCGGCCCAGATGAAGCACCTCGACAGCGAGCGCCGGTAG
- a CDS encoding winged helix-turn-helix transcriptional regulator, giving the protein MRRTRLSGAECPVARSLDEIGDWWSLLIIRDAFDGMRRFGEFQKSLGVAKGILTTRLRNLVALEILRLAPASDGSAYQEYLLTEKGRALFHVVVSLRQWGEQYLYAPGEAHSLLVDNESGRPVERLELRSSDGRVLGWTDTAVRKLPSSSQKRRSPAATKRPRRGASEG; this is encoded by the coding sequence ATGAGGCGGACCCGGTTGAGTGGAGCGGAGTGCCCGGTGGCACGCTCGCTGGATGAGATTGGCGATTGGTGGTCGCTGCTGATCATTCGCGACGCATTCGATGGCATGCGCCGCTTTGGCGAGTTCCAGAAGAGCCTGGGGGTGGCCAAGGGCATCCTGACGACGCGTCTTCGTAACCTGGTGGCCTTGGAGATACTGCGGCTCGCACCGGCTTCCGACGGCAGCGCGTATCAGGAGTATCTGCTGACGGAGAAGGGACGCGCCCTCTTCCACGTCGTGGTGAGCTTGCGCCAATGGGGCGAGCAGTACCTCTATGCCCCAGGAGAAGCGCACTCCCTGTTGGTCGACAATGAGTCGGGCAGGCCCGTCGAGAGGCTGGAGCTCCGCTCCTCGGATGGGCGCGTCCTCGGCTGGACGGATACGGCGGTGAGGAAGCTCCCGTCCTCCTCTCAGAAACGGCGGAGCCCGGCGGCAACGAAGCGGCCCCGCCGCGGGGCCTCCGAGGGCTGA
- a CDS encoding DUF3088 family protein, with product MEKDTLFLLKPDFQDPGKDTRYFCPACAYVEGFLAYYPRVRHSIQVSYVDYPRPRPAIVALLGEAQQGCPVLLLAEGSPTAGIEGVREHGRYRFIDNEVAISRYLAARYGAGVPH from the coding sequence ATGGAAAAAGACACGCTGTTCCTGTTGAAGCCCGACTTTCAAGACCCTGGCAAGGATACGCGCTATTTCTGTCCCGCCTGTGCCTATGTCGAGGGGTTCCTTGCCTACTACCCGCGGGTGCGTCACTCCATCCAGGTGTCCTACGTCGACTATCCGCGTCCGCGACCGGCCATCGTGGCGCTGTTGGGGGAAGCCCAGCAGGGCTGCCCGGTGCTGCTCCTCGCGGAGGGCTCCCCGACGGCCGGTATCGAGGGGGTGCGTGAGCACGGCCGTTACCGCTTCATCGACAATGAGGTGGCCATCAGTCGCTATCTCGCCGCCCGGTACGGAGCTGGAGTGCCTCACTGA
- a CDS encoding fatty acid desaturase: MQHPINPSLTSRYGYGAIDVRATYAHLPCQWFWTWLTGKALPSGPPRKSRETLMSVPRFLLEILKTWSILLAAIALGVWAQNILVKALAVVVVMNRTRKLLHTFHYTTHGASIADKRLARVFAKYFLSLPILHTTWDEYQKIHIRDHHAYALLSTDGDPDQLFVIDHGFKARMTEREFWFAVLIEPFKPRHIWGHIAFRLKHNFIIPGWGERLPRMAFWAVLFSAVTYFGVWLEFSVYYLFPLLVLTQFSSYIQHVTEHLWFTPERGDRSPKQHMATLTWGRFLGRPHPRREESRTVLHHARELAVWWFKVFAIDLPFRVFVFMQDLSSHDFHHRMPGVCFQSIARERANTEREPGAFGPMTETWSVVESVLVVRDHLVHGLSEPFLRHHPMQGPASLSDVSASRALAS, encoded by the coding sequence ATGCAACATCCGATCAATCCATCTCTCACCTCACGTTACGGGTACGGCGCCATCGACGTCCGTGCGACCTATGCCCATCTGCCCTGTCAGTGGTTCTGGACCTGGCTGACGGGAAAGGCCCTGCCGAGCGGCCCTCCGAGGAAATCTCGTGAGACGTTGATGTCCGTGCCCCGCTTCTTGCTGGAGATCCTCAAGACCTGGTCCATCCTGCTCGCGGCCATCGCGCTCGGGGTGTGGGCGCAGAACATCCTGGTGAAGGCGCTCGCGGTGGTGGTCGTGATGAACCGGACGCGCAAGCTGTTGCACACGTTCCACTACACCACGCATGGCGCATCCATCGCCGACAAACGGCTCGCGCGGGTGTTCGCCAAGTACTTCCTGAGTCTTCCCATCCTCCATACGACCTGGGACGAGTACCAGAAGATCCACATCCGGGATCATCACGCCTACGCCCTGCTGTCCACCGATGGGGATCCCGACCAGCTCTTCGTCATCGATCATGGTTTCAAGGCCCGGATGACGGAGCGCGAGTTCTGGTTCGCCGTCCTGATCGAGCCCTTCAAGCCGCGCCACATCTGGGGCCACATCGCCTTCCGGCTCAAGCACAACTTCATCATTCCCGGCTGGGGCGAGCGGCTGCCGCGGATGGCTTTCTGGGCGGTGCTGTTCTCGGCCGTCACCTACTTTGGTGTCTGGCTGGAGTTCAGCGTCTACTACCTGTTCCCGCTGTTGGTGCTGACCCAGTTCTCCTCCTACATCCAGCACGTCACGGAGCATCTGTGGTTCACGCCAGAGCGTGGCGACCGCTCGCCCAAGCAACATATGGCCACGCTGACCTGGGGGCGCTTCCTGGGGCGGCCCCATCCACGGCGCGAGGAGTCGCGCACCGTGCTCCATCACGCGCGTGAGCTGGCCGTCTGGTGGTTCAAGGTCTTCGCGATCGATCTGCCCTTTCGTGTCTTCGTGTTCATGCAGGATCTGTCCTCGCATGACTTCCACCATCGGATGCCCGGGGTGTGCTTCCAATCCATCGCGAGGGAGCGCGCCAATACCGAGCGCGAGCCGGGCGCCTTCGGCCCGATGACGGAGACCTGGTCGGTCGTGGAGTCGGTCCTGGTCGTTCGCGACCACCTGGTGCATGGCCTCTCCGAGCCGTTCCTCCGCCACCATCCGATGCAGGGGCCCGCGTCCCTGTCCGACGTGTCCGCCTCGAGAGCCCTGGCCTCCTGA
- a CDS encoding aminotransferase class V-fold PLP-dependent enzyme: MTTSPFRSHWSLDPEVTFINHGSFGACPTRVLEEQSRLRARLEAEPVRFLLRDLEGLLDSALAALGAFVDADPDDLAFVNNASTGVNTVLRSLRFSAGDELLVTDHEYNASRNALEFVASQWGAKVVVIKLPWPVPSAQAVVDTVLGHVTERTRLLLIDHISSPTGLVLPLATIVRALRERGVETLVDGAHGPGQVPLSLRQLGVGYYSGNCHKWLCAPKGAAFLHVRRDLQPGIRPLVISHGYNSRRRDRSQFRLDFDWCGTVDPTPFLCIPKVLEVMGRMLPGGWPEVMASNRAKALAARSFLCQQLGVTPHCPEDMVGAMATVALPDGGMEVSVIRGSEPLQDKLLFNHGVEVPVVVWPRPPQRHVRVSAQLYNSPADYQRLADALKAELGSAGSRS; this comes from the coding sequence ATGACTACGTCCCCCTTCCGCTCCCACTGGTCGCTCGACCCCGAGGTGACCTTCATCAATCACGGCTCCTTCGGCGCTTGCCCCACCCGGGTGCTGGAGGAGCAGTCCCGGCTGCGTGCCCGTCTGGAGGCCGAGCCGGTGCGCTTCCTCCTCCGCGATCTCGAGGGGCTGCTCGACTCGGCCCTCGCGGCACTGGGGGCCTTCGTGGACGCGGATCCGGACGACCTCGCCTTCGTCAACAACGCCTCCACGGGCGTCAACACCGTGCTGCGCTCGCTGCGCTTCTCCGCCGGCGATGAGCTGCTCGTCACGGACCACGAGTACAACGCCTCCAGGAACGCGCTCGAGTTCGTGGCCAGTCAGTGGGGCGCGAAGGTGGTGGTGATCAAGCTGCCCTGGCCCGTGCCATCGGCCCAGGCGGTGGTGGACACGGTGCTGGGCCACGTCACCGAGCGCACCCGGTTGCTGCTCATCGACCACATCTCCAGCCCGACGGGGCTGGTGCTTCCCCTGGCCACCATCGTCCGGGCGTTGCGCGAGCGCGGTGTGGAGACGCTCGTGGACGGAGCCCATGGACCCGGGCAGGTGCCCCTGTCTCTGCGCCAGCTCGGCGTCGGGTACTACTCGGGGAATTGCCACAAGTGGCTGTGCGCGCCCAAGGGGGCGGCCTTCCTCCACGTGCGCAGGGATCTCCAGCCGGGCATCCGTCCCCTCGTCATCAGCCACGGCTACAACTCGCGGCGCCGGGACCGCTCGCAATTCCGCCTCGACTTCGACTGGTGCGGGACGGTCGACCCCACCCCGTTTCTCTGCATACCGAAGGTGCTGGAGGTGATGGGGCGCATGTTGCCCGGTGGCTGGCCCGAGGTGATGGCCTCCAACCGGGCCAAGGCGCTCGCGGCGCGCTCCTTCCTGTGCCAGCAACTCGGGGTGACGCCCCACTGCCCCGAGGACATGGTGGGCGCCATGGCCACGGTGGCGCTGCCGGACGGTGGCATGGAGGTGTCCGTGATCCGAGGGTCGGAGCCCCTTCAGGACAAGCTTCTCTTCAATCACGGCGTCGAAGTGCCCGTCGTCGTCTGGCCCCGGCCACCCCAGCGCCACGTGCGTGTGTCCGCCCAGCTCTACAACTCGCCCGCGGACTACCAGCGGCTGGCGGACGCCCTGAAAGCGGAGCTGGGCTCGGCGGGCTCCCGGTCGTAA
- a CDS encoding CAP family protein: MKSAVMLLVAMVLFASVVAQAQTRTPMPQPDAATVKAFEEKVLAMHNAFRAKHGAPPLTWDTTIAAYAKRRAAYISQHYALSAGHAGLEGYGENLHWSGGSSAVFPKGGAAAESAVKSWYNEVGRYNFAKPGFASGTGHFTQLVWKASTRLGCAIVQGKATQRWETYVVCNYSPPGNYQGQFPANVLPPK, translated from the coding sequence ATGAAATCCGCGGTCATGCTTCTCGTGGCGATGGTCCTGTTCGCGAGCGTCGTGGCCCAGGCGCAGACGCGCACCCCAATGCCGCAGCCGGATGCGGCCACCGTCAAGGCGTTCGAGGAGAAGGTTCTCGCCATGCACAATGCGTTTCGCGCGAAGCATGGCGCTCCTCCCTTGACGTGGGATACCACGATTGCGGCCTACGCGAAGCGCCGCGCGGCATATATCTCGCAGCACTACGCTCTCTCCGCTGGTCACGCTGGGCTCGAGGGGTACGGTGAGAACCTCCATTGGAGTGGAGGTTCTTCAGCGGTGTTCCCCAAGGGGGGCGCTGCCGCCGAAAGCGCCGTCAAGTCCTGGTACAACGAGGTTGGCCGCTACAACTTCGCCAAGCCTGGTTTCGCTTCAGGCACCGGCCACTTCACGCAGTTGGTCTGGAAGGCCAGCACCCGGCTCGGCTGTGCCATCGTCCAGGGGAAAGCCACTCAGCGGTGGGAAACGTACGTTGTCTGTAACTATTCGCCTCCAGGAAACTATCAGGGGCAGTTCCCGGCCAACGTCCTTCCCCCGAAGTGA